A single genomic interval of Peromyscus leucopus breed LL Stock chromosome 7, UCI_PerLeu_2.1, whole genome shotgun sequence harbors:
- the Celsr3 gene encoding cadherin EGF LAG seven-pass G-type receptor 3 isoform X4 → MARRPLWWGLRGPSTPILLLLLLSLFPFSREELGGGGDQGWDPGVATATGPRAQIGSGAVALCPEPPGVWEDGESGLGVREPVFMRLRVGRQSARNGRGTPEQPDAELVVQALGSREQEAAQGPGYLLCWHPEISSCGRTGPLRRGGLPLEALSPGDPVLGNISPQPSDLLAQPDGSRPVSFQRNARRGVRKRVETSRCCGKLWAPRRKGQGERSATFRTEREPLRRDCLPGSLGSDQRENSAPRAVRTAPTPASAPREPRTAPEPAPERMRSRGLFRRRFLFQRPGPRPPGFQTGPEAKQILSKNQGRPRRAANRHPQFPQYNYQTLVPENQAAGTAVLRVVAQDPDPGEAGRLVYSLAALMNSRSLELFSIDPQSGLIRTAAALDRESMERHYLRVTAQDHGSPRLSATTMVAVTVADRNDHAPVFEQAQYRETLRENVEEGYPILQLRATDGDAPPNANLRYRFVGSPAARTEAAAAFEIDPRSGLISTSGRVDREHMESYELVVEASDQGQEPGPRSATVRVHITVLDENDNAPQFSEKRYVAQVREDVRPHTVVLRVTATDQDKDANGLVHYNIISGNSRGHFAIDSLTGEIQVVAPLDFEAEREYALRIRAQDAGRPPLSNNTGLASIQVVDINDHTPIFVSTPFQVSVLENAPLGHSVIHIQAVDADHGENSRLEYSLTGVAPDTPFVINSATGWVSVSGPLDRESVEHYFFGVEARDHGSPPLSASASVTVTVLDVNDNRPEFTMKEYHLRLNEDAAVGTSVVSVTAVDRDANSAISYQITGGNTRNRFAISTQGGVGLVTLALPLDYKQERYFKLVLTASDRALHDHCYVHINITDANTHRPVFQSAHYSVSMNEDRPVGSTVVVISASDDDVGENARITYLLEDNLPQFRIDADSGAITLQAPLDYEDQVTYTLAITARDNGIPQKADTTYVEVMVNDVNDNAPQFVASHYTGLVSEDAPPFTSVLQISATDRDAHANGRVQYTFQNGEDGDGDFTIEPTSGIVRTVRRLDREAVPVYELTAYAVDRGVPPLRTPVSIQVTVQDVNDNAPVFPAEEFEVRVKENSIVGSVVAQITAVDPDEGPNAHIMYQIVEGNIPELFQMDIFSGELTALIDLDYEARQEYVIVVQATSAPLVSRATVHVRLVDQNDNSPVLNNFQILFNNYVSNRSDTFPSGIIGRIPAYDPDVSDHLFYSFERGNELQLLVVNQTSGELRLSRKLDNNRPLVASMLVTVTDGLHSVTAQCVLRVVIITEELLANSLTVRLENMWQERFLSPLLGHFLEGVAAVLATPTEDVFIFNIQNDTDVGGTVLNVSFSALAPRGAGAGAAGPWFSSEELQEQLYVRRAALAARSLLDVLPFDDNVCLREPCENYMKCVSVLRFDSSAPFLASASTLFRPIQPIAGLRCRCPPGFTGDFCETELDLCYSNPCRNGGACARREGGYTCVCRPRFTGEDCELDTEAGRCVPGVCRNGGTCTNAPNGGFRCQCPAGGAFEGPRCEVAARSFPPSSFVMFRGLRQRFHLTLSLSFATVQPSGLLFYNGRLNEKHDFLALELVAGQVRLTYSTGESNTVVSPTVPGGLSDGQWHTVHLRYYNKPRTDALGGAQGPSKDKVAVLSVDDCNVAVALQFGAEIGNYSCAAAGVQTSSKKSLDLTGPLLLGGVPNLPENFPVSHKDFIGCMRDLHIDGRRMDMAAFVANNGTMAGCQAKLHFCASGPCKNSGTCSERWGGFSCDCPVGFGGKDCRLTMAHPYHFYGNGSLSWDFGNDVTVSVPWYLGLAFRTRATKGVLMQVQLGPHSVLLCQLDRGLLSVTLSRASGHAAHLLLDQMTVSDGRWHDLRLELQEEPGGRRGHHIFLVSLDFNLFQDTMAVGGELQSLKVKQLHVGGLPPRSKEEGPQGLVGCIQGIWVGFTPFGSSALPPPSHRVNVEPGCVVSNACASGPCPPHADCKDLWQTFSCTCWPGYYGPGCVDACLLNPCQNQGLCRHLRGAPHGYTCDCASGYFGQHCEHRMDQQCPRGWWGSPTCGPCNCNVHKGFDPNCNKTSGRCHCKEFHYRPRGSDSCLPCDCYPVGSTSRSCAPHSGQCPCRPGALGRQCNSCDSPFAEVTASGCRVLYDACPKSLRSGVWWPQTKFGVLATVPCPRGALGAAVRMCDEDQGWLEPDLFNCTSPAFRELSLLLDGLELNKTALDTVEAKKLAQRLREVTGQTDHYFSQDVRVTARLLAYLLAFESHQQGFGLTATQDAHFNENLLWAGSALLAPETGDLWAALGQRAPGGSPGSAGLVRHLEEYAATLARNMELTYLNPVGLVTPNIMLSIDRMEHPSSAPGARRYPRYHSNLFRGQDAWDPHTHVLLPSQSPQPSPSEVLPTSSNTENTTASSVVSPPTPLEPEPEPGLSIVILLVYRTLGGLLPAQFQAERRGARLPQNPVMNSPVVSVAVFHGRSFLRGVLVSPINLEFRLLQTANRSKAICVQWDPPGPADQHGMWTARDCELVHRNGSHARCRCSRTGTFGVLMDASPRERLEGDLELLAVFTHVVLAVSVAALVLTAAVLLSMRSLKSNVRGIHANVAAALGVAELLFLLGIHRTHNQLLCTAVAILLHYFFLSTFAWLLVQGLHLYRMQVEPRNVDRGAMRFYHALGWGGPAVLLGLAVGLDPEGYGNPDFCWISIHEPLIWSFAGPIILVIVMNGTMFLLAARTSCSTGQREAKKTSVLTLRGSFLLLLLVSASWLFGLLAVNHSVLAFHYLHAGLCGLQGLAILLLFCVLNADARAAWTPACLGKKAAPEETRPAPGTGSGAYNNTALFEESGLIRITLGASTVSSVSSARSGRAQDQDSQRGHSYLRDNVLVRHGSAADHTEHSLQAHAGPTDLDVAMFHRDAGADSDSDSDLSLEEERSLSIPSSESEDNGRTRGRFQRPLRRAAQSERLLAHPKDMDGNDLLTYWPALGECEAAPCALQAWGSERRLGVHTDKDAANNNQPDLALTSGDETSMGRAQRQRKGILKNRLQYPLVSQTRGTPELSWCRAATLGHRAVPAASYGRIYAGGGTGSLSQPASRYSSREQLDLLLRRQLSRERLEEVPVPAPVLHPLSRPGSQEHLDATPVRLEPRDRGSTLPRRQPPRDYPGTMAGRFGSRDALDLGAPREWLSTLPPPRRNRDLDPHHPPLAPSPQRQLSRDPLLPSRPLDSLSRISNSRERLDQVPSRHPSREALGPAPQLLRAREDPASGPNHGPSTEQLDILSSILASFNSSALSSVQSSSTPSGPHTTATPSATASALGPSTPRSATSHSISELSPDSEVPRSEGHS, encoded by the exons ATGGCGAGGCGGCCTCTATGGTGGGGTCTCCGGGGACCGTCGACCCCGATACTActgctccttctcctctctttgttcCCTTTTAGCCGGGAGGAGCTGGGGGGCGGCGGGGACCAGGGCTGGGACCCAGGGGTAGCTACTGCTACTGGGCCAAGAGCGCAGATCGGCAGTGGAGCCGTAGCTCTTTGTCCCGAGCCTCCCGGCGTCTGGGAGGATGGAGAGTCTGGCCTGGGAGTCAGGGAGCCTGTCTTCATGAGGCTCCGAGTCGGTAGGCAAAGCGCCCGGAACGGTCGAGGGACTCCTGAGCAACCAGACGCGGAGCTGGTGGTCCAGGCGTTGGGTAGTCGGGAGCAAGAGGCTGCTCAGGGTCCAGGCTATCTGTTATGTTGGCACCCAGAGATCTCCTCTTGTGGGCGGACAGGACCTTTACGAAGAGGTGGTCTGCCGCTCGAGGCTCTGTCCCCAGGGGATCCGGTTCTGGGGAACATCTCTCCCCAACCTTCGGACCTTCTGGCTCAGCCTGATGGCTCCAGGCCAGTGTCCTTCCAGCGTAATGCTAGGAGAGGCGTCCGCAAGAGAGTGGAAACCTCTCGCTGCTGTGGGAAACTGTGGGCGCCACGACGCAAGGGTCAGGGTGAGAGATCCGCGACTTTTCGAACGGAGAGGGAGCCGCTTCGGCGGGACTGCCTCCCTGGCTCTTTGGGATCTGACCAAAGGGAGAATTCAGCACCACGTGCTGTGAGGACAGCTCCGACACCGGCTTCAGCACCCCGCGAGCCTCGGACAGCTCCCGAACCGGCTCCCGAGCGCATGCGCTCCCGCGGTCTCTTCCGCCGCCGTTTCCTCTTTCAGCGCCCTGGGCCGCGCCCTCCAGGGTTCCAAACTGGCCCTGAAGCCAAGCAAATCCTCTCAAAGAACCAGGGTCGTCCCCGTCGTGCCGCAAACCGACACCCGCAGTTTCCTCAATACAACTACCAGACACTGGTACCTGAAAACCAGGCAGCGGGCACAGCGGTGCTGCGCGTGGTAGCGCAGGACCCGGACCCAGGCGAGGCCGGGCGCCTGGTCTACTCGCTGGCGGCGCTCATGAACAGCCGCTCGCTGGAGCTTTTCAGTATTGATCCTCAGAGTGGCCTCATCCGCACGGCGGCCGCCCTGGACCGTGAGAGTATGGAACGCCACTACCTTCGAGTGACCGCACAGGACCACGGCTCACCGCGCCTCTCAGCCACCACCATGGTGGCTGTGACAGTAGCAGACCGCAACGATCACGCGCCAGTGTTTGAGCAAGCCCAGTATCGGGAAACACTTCGTGAGAATGTGGAAGAAGGTTACCCCATCCTGCAGCTGCGTGCCACAGACGGCGATGCGCCACCTAATGCCAACCTGCGCTACCGCTTTGTAGGGTCGCCAGCTGCACGCACGGAGGCGGCTGCCGCTTTCGAGATTGATCCACGTTCGGGCCTTATCAGCACCAGTGGCCGCGTGGACCGGGAACACATGGAAAGCTACGAGCTGGTGGTAGAAGCTAGTGACCAGGGCCAGGAGCCTGGGCCACGTTCAGCCACCGTTCGAGTGCACATAACTGTGCTGGATGAGAATGATAACGCGCCCCAGTTCAGCGAGAAGCGCTATGTGGCACAGGTGCGAGAAGATGTGCGTCCTCACACAGTGGTGCTACGTGTCACGGCCACAGACCAGGACAAGGACGCCAATGGTTTGGTGCACTATAACATCATCAGCGGCAACAGCCGTGGCCATTTTGCCATCGACAGCCTCACAGGTGAGATCCAGGTAGTGGCACCTCTGGActttgaggcagagagagagtacGCTTTGCGAATCCGGGCACAAGATGCAGGCAGGCCACCTCTGTCCAACAACACAGGCCTGGCAAGCATCCAGGTGGTAGACATCAATGACCACACTCCTATCTTTGTGAGCACACCCTTCCAGGTCTCTGTCCTGGAAAATGCTCCCCTGGGTCACTCAGTCATTCACATTCAGGCAGTGGATGCAGATCACGGGGAGAACTCCAGGCTGGAGTATTCTTTAACTGGTGTAGCACCAGACACACCCTTTGTCATAAACAGTGCCACtggctgggtctctgtgagtggTCCCCTGGACCGGGAGTCTGTGGAACACTACTTCTTCGGTGTGGAGGCACGAGACCACGGCTCACCCCCACTCTCTGCTTCAGCCAGTGTCACTGTAACTGTGCTGGATGTCAATGACAATCGGCCTGAATTCACCATGAAAGAGTACCACCTTCGGCTCAATGAAGATGCAGCCGTGGGCACCAGTGTGGTCAGTGTGACTGCAGTAGACCGAGATGCCAACAGTGCCATCAGCTACCAAATCACAGGTGGCAACACCCGGAACCGCTTTGCTATCAGCACCCAAGGTGGCGTGGGCTTGGTGACACTGGCGCTGCCCCTGGATTACAAGCAGGAACGCTACTTCAAGCTGGTGCTTACTGCGTCTGACCGTGCCCTTCATGACCACTGCTATGTGCACATCAACATCACAGATGCCAATACACACAGGCCTGTCTTTCAGAGTGCTCATTACTCAGTGAGCATGAACGAAGATCGGCCAGTGGGTAGCACTGTGGTGGTCATCAGTGCTTCTGATGACGATGTAGGTGAAAATGCTCGTATCACTTATCTTCTGGAAGACAACCTTCCCCAGTTCCGAATAGATGCAGACTCAGGGGCCATCACACTACAAGCTCCACTTGATTACGAGGACCAAGTGACGTATACACTGGCCATTACTGCCCGGGACAATGGTATCCCACAGAAAGCAGACACCACGTATGTGGAGGTAATGGTCAATGATGTAAATGACAATGCCCCACAGTTTGTGGCCTCCCACTATACAGGCTTGGTCTCTGAGGATGCTCCACCTTTCACTAGTGTTCTGCAGATCTCAGCCACTGACCGGGATGCTCATGCCAATGGCCGGGTTCAGTATACTTTCCAGAATGGGGAAGATGGGGATGGGGATTTTACCATTGAGCCCACCTCTGGCATTGTCAGGACCGTGAGGCGGCTGGACCGGGAAGCAGTGCCCGTGTATGAGCTGACTGCCTATGCAGTGGACCGTGGTGTGCCCCCACTTCGGACTCCAGTCAGTATCCAGGTGACCGTACAAGATGTGAATGACAATGCACCTGTCTTCCCAGCTGAGGAGTTCGAAGTGAGGGTGAAGGAGAACAGCATTGTAGGTTCCGTGGTGGCTCAGATCACTGCAGTGGACCCTGATGAAGGCCCCAATGCCCACATAATGTACCAGATTGTGGAAGGGAACATCCCTGAGCTGTTCCAAATGGACATCTTCTCTGGAGAGCTGACAGCACTCATAGACTTGGATTATGAGGCTCGCCAGGAATATGTGATTGTGGTGCAGGCCACCTCTGCTCCTCTGGTCAGCCGGGCCACTGTACATGTGCGCCTAGTTGACCAGAATGACAATAGTCCTGTGCTCAACAACTTCCAGATCCTCTTCAACAACTATGTATCCAACCGTTCTGACACTTTCCCCTCAGGCATCATTGGGCGTATCCCAGCTTATGACCCGGATGTCTCTGACCACCTCTTTTACTCCTTTGAGAGGGGCAATGAGCTGCAGCTTCTAGTGGTCAACCAGACCAGTGGGGAGCTTCGACTCAGCAGAAAGTTGGACAACAACCGCCCACTAGTGGCCTCCATGCTGGTAACCGTAACAG ATGGCCTGCACAGTGTTACAGCACAGTGTGTGCTGCGGGTGGTCATCATCACGGAGGAGTTGCTGGCCAACAGCTTGACAGTGCGCCTGGAGAACATGTGGCAAGAGCGCTTCCTGTCACCGCTGCTGGGCCATTTTCTCGAAGGCGTGGCTGCAGTGCTCGCGACACCTACCGAGGACGTTTTCATCTTCAACATCCAGAACGACACGGACGTGGGGGGCACCGTGCTCAACGTGAGCTTCTCGGCGCTGGCACCTCGTGGGGCTGGGGCAGGCGCTGCAGGGCCCTGGTTCAGCTCCGAGGAGCTGCAGGAGCAACTGTACGTGCGCCGTGCCGCCTTGGCCGCCCGCTCGCTGCTCGACGTGCTGCCCTTTGATGACAACGTGTGCTTGCGCGAGCCCTGCGAGAACTACATGAAATGCGTGTCAGTGCTCCGCTTCGACTCCTCTGCGCCCTTCCTGGCTTCGGCCTCCACGCTCTTCCGACCCATCCAACCCATCGCCGGTCTGCGCTGCCGCTGCCCCCCTGGCTTCACCGGAGACTTCTGCGAGACTGAGCTCGACCTCTGCTACTCCAACCCTTGTCGCAATGGCGGCGCATGTGCGCGGCGCGAGGGAGGCTACACCTGTGTGTGCCGCCCGCGCTTCACCG GGGAAGACTGCGAGCTGGACACTGAAGCTGGACGCTGCGTGCCCGGCGTCTGCCGCAACGGGGGCACCTGCACCAACGCGCCCAATGGCGGCTTTCGCTGTCAGTGCCCCGCGGGCGGCGCTTTCGAGGGCCCGCGCTGTGAGGTGGCCGCACGCTCCTTCCCTCCCAGTTCGTTCGTCATGTTCCGTGGCCTGCGGCAGCGCTTCCACCTCACGCTGTCCCTCTC GTTTGCAACAGTGCAGCCCAGCGGGCTACTCTTCTACAACGGGCGTCTGAATGAGAAGCATGACTTTTTGGCTCTAGAGCTTGTGGCTGGCCAAGTGCGGCTTACATATTCCACGG GTGAATCCAATACAGTGGTTAGCCCCACAGTTCCAGGGGGCCTGAGTGATGGACAGTGGCATACAGTGCATCTGAGATACTACAACAAG CCCCGGACAGATGCCCTAGGGGGTGCTCAGGGCCCCTCGAAGGACAAGGTGGCTGTGTTGAGTGTGGATGACTGCAATGTGGCAGTGGCTCTGCAGTTTGGTGCTGAGATTGGCAACTACTCATGTGCAGCTGCTGGTGTGCAAACGAGCTCCAAGAA GTCCCTGGACCTGACTGGCCCTCTGCTCTTGGGGGGTGTCCCCAACCTTCCCGAGAACTTCCCCGTGTCCCACAAGGACTTCATTGGCTGCATGCGAGACTTGCACATTGATGGCCGCCGAATGGACATGGCAGCCTTTGTTGCAAACAACGGCACTATGGCAG gctgTCAGGCCAAGTTGCACTTTTGTGCCTCGGGCCCCTGCAAGAACAGCGGCACCTGCTCAGAGCGCTGGGGTGGCTTCAGCTGTGACTGTCCTGTGGGCTTTGGTGGCAAAGACTGTCGCCTCA CAATGGCCCATCCCTACCATTTCTACGGCAATGGCTCACTGAGTTGGGACTTTGGAAATGACGTGACTGTGTCTGTGCCATGGTACCTGGGACTAGCATTTCGAACACGGGCAACCAAAGGGGTTTTGATGCAAGTGCAGCTTGGGCCACATAGCGTGCTCCTCTGCCAG CTAGATCGGGGGCTGCTGTCTGTGACACTAAGCAGGGCCTCAGGCCATGCTGCCCACCTCCTGTTGGACCAGATGACTGTCAGTGATGGCCGGTGGCATGATCTTCGGCTGGAGTTGCAGGAGGAGCCAGGTGGCCGAAGGGGCCATCATATCTTTTTGGTTTCACTGGACTTCAACCTCTTCCAG GACACCATGGCTGTGGGAGGTGAGCTGCAGAGCCTGAAAGTAAAGCAACTCCATGTAGGAGGCCTGCCCCCCAGAAGTAAGGAGGAGGGTCCACAGGGTCTGGTTGGCTGTATCCAG GGGATATGGGTTGGCTTTACACCCTTTGGGTCCTCAGCCCTGCCACCTCCCAGCCACAGAGTGAATGTGGAGCCAGGCTGTGTTGTGAGCAACGCCTGTGCATCCGGGCCCTGTCCACCCCATGCTGACTGCAAAGACCTCTGGCAGACCTTTTCCTGCACCTGTTGGCCAG GTTACTACGGCCCAGGGTGTGTGGATGCCTGCCTCCTGAACCCCTGTCAAAACCAGGGATTGTGCCGGCACCTCCGAGGAGCCCCCCACGGCTATACCTGTGACTGTGCAAGTGGCTATTTTGGTCAGCACTGTGAGCACAG GATGGACCAGCAGTGCCCTCGGGGCTGGTGGGGAAGCCCAACCTGCGGTCCCTGCAACTGTAACGTCCACAAGGGCTTTGACCCCAACTGCAACAAGACCAGTGGGCGGTGCCACTGCAAG GAGTTCCACTATCGACCGAGGGGCAGTGACTCATGCCTCCCGTGTGACTGCTACCCTGTGGGCTCCACCTCGCGCTCATGTGCACCCCACAGCGGGCAGTGCCCCTGCCGCCCAGGAGCCCTTGGCCGCCAGTGTAACAGCTGTGACAGCCCCTTCGCAGAGGTGACAGCCAGTGGCTGCCGAG TACTCTACGATGCCTGCCCCAAGTCCCTGAGATCTGGTGTGTGGTGGCCCCAGACGAAGTTTGGTGTTTTGGCCACAGTACCCTGTCCCCGGGGGGCCTTGG GTGCTGCGGTGCGGATGTGTGACGAGGACCAGGGTTGGTTGGAACCTGACCTCTTCAACTGTACCTCGCCTGCCTTTCGAGAGCTCAGTCTGCTG TTGGATGGCCTAGAGCTGAACAAGACAGCACTGGATACCGTGGAGGCCAAGAAGCTGGCCCAGAGGCTGCGGGAGGTCACCGGCCAGACTGACCACTACTTTAGCCAAGATGTCCGAGTCACTGCCCGCCTGCTGGCCTACCTGCTGGCTTTTGAAAGCCATCAGCAGGGCTTCGGGCTGACAGCCACACAAGATGCCCACTTCAATGAG AATCTGCTGTGGGCCGGCTCTGCACTGCTTGCTCCAGAGACAGGAGACTTGTGGGCAGCCCTGGGACAGCGGGCCCCCGGGGGCTCCCCAGGAAGTGCAGGGCTAGTGCGGCACCTGGAGGAATATGCAGCCACACTTGCAAGGAATATGGAACTGACATACCTAAATCCGGTCGGACTAGTCACACCCAATATCA TGCTCAGCATTGACCGCATGGAGCATCCTAGTTCAGCTCCGGGAGCCCGTCGTTACCCCCGTTACCACAGCAACCTCTTCCGGGGCCAGGATGCCTGGGATCCTCATACACACGTGCTGTTGCCGTCCCAGTCCCCACAGCCATCCCCATCTGAAG TCCTGCCCACAAGCAGCAACACAGAAAACACCACAGCCTCAAGTGTGGTCTCCCCACCAACACCCCtggagccggagccggagcctGGGCTGTCCATTGTCATTCTCCTCGTGTACCGCACCTTGGGAGGGCTTCTCCCTGCCCAGTTCCAGGCTGAGCGCCGGGGCGCCAG GCTCCCCCAGAACCCTGTTATGAACTCCCCGGTGGTCAGCGTGGCTGTTTTCCACGGACGCAGCTTCCTCAGGGGCGTTCTGGTGTCCCCAATCAACCTTGAGTTCCGCCTACTACAGACAGCGAATCGGAGCAAGGCGATCTGTGTGCAGTGGGATCCACCTGGCCC GGCAGACCAGCATGGTATGTGGACGGCAAGGGACTGCGAGCTGGTACACAGGAATGGATCCCATGCACGGTGTCGCTGTAGCCGGACAGGCACGTTTGGAGTCCTTATGGATGCCTCTCCCCGTGAG CGGCTAGAGGGAGACCTGGAGTTGCTGGCGGTGTTCACCCACGTGGTCCTGGCAGTGTCTGTGGCTGCTCTGGTACTGACGGCGGCTGTCCTGCTGAGCATGCGCAGCCTCAAGTCCAATGTGCGCGGGATCCACGCCAACGTGGCAGCTGCCCTGGGAGTGGCAGAGCTCCTCTTCTTGCTGGGAATCCACAGGACCCACAACCAG ctgctgtgCACTGCAGTCGCCATCCTCCTGCACTACTTCTTCCTCAGCACCTTTGCCTGGCTCCTGGTGCAGGGCCTACACCTCTACCGAATGCAGGTCGAGCCTCGGAATGTGGATCGTGGTGCCATGCGCTTCTACCACGCCCTGGGCTGGGGCGGCCCTGCTGTGCTGCTGG GCCTTGCTGTTGGGCTGGACCCGGAGGGCTATGGGAACCCTGACTTCTGCTGGATCTCCATCCATGAACCTCTCATCTGGAGTTTCGCTGGCCCTATCATCCTTGTCATTGTG ATGAATGGGACCATGTTTCTCCTCGCTGCCCGCACATCCTGCTCCACAGGGCAGAGGGAGGCCAAGAAGACCTCTGTGCT GACCCTGCGTGGCTCCTTTCTGCTCCTCCTGCTGGTCAGTGCCTCCTGGCTCTTTGGTCTCCTGGCTGTCAACCACAGCGTGCTGGCCTTTCACTACCTCCATGCGGGACTCTGTGGCCTCCAG GGCCTGGCCATACTGCTGCTCTTCTGTGTCCTGAATGCCGATGCTCGGGCTGCTTGGACACCAGCCTGTCTAGGCAAGAAGGCAGCTCCTGAGGAGACAAGGCCAGCACCCGGGACG GGGTCTGGCGCCTACAACAACACGGCCCTCTTTGAGGAGAGTGGCCTTATCCGCATCACTCTTGGTGCGTCCACTGTCTCCTCAGTGAGCAGTGCCCGCTCCGGCAGGGCCCAGGACCAGGACAGCCAGCGGGGCCACAGCTACCTCAG GGACAACGTTCTGGTTCGACACGGCTCAGCTGCTGACCACACCGAGCACAGCCTCCAGGCTCATGCTGGCCCCACTGACCTGGATGTGGCTATGTTCCATCGAGATGCTG GTGCAGACTCTGACTCTGACAGTGATCTGTctttggaggaggagaggagtctATCCATCCCATCTTCAGAAAGTGAGGACAATGGCCGGACGAGAGGACGTTTCCAACGTCCACTCCGCAGGGCAGCCCAGAGTGAGAGGCTCCTCGCCCACCCCAAAG ATATGGACGGCAATGACCTCCTGACCTACTGGCCAGCCCTGGGAGAGTGCGAGGCGGCCCCGTGTGCTCTGCAGGCGTGGGGCTCTGAAAGGCGCCTGGGAGTACACACCGACAAAGACGCAGCCAACAACAACCAGCCAGATCTGGCCCTGACCAGTGGGGATGAGACCTCAATGGGCCGGGCCCAGCGGCAGAGGAAAG GCATCCTGAAGAACAGGCTGCAGTACCCACTGGTGTCCCAGACTCGAGGCACTCCTGAGCTATCCTGGTGCCGTGCAGCTACCTTGGGCCACCGTGCTGTTCCGGCTGCCTCCTATGGTCGCATCTATGCAGGTGGGGGCACAGGTAGCCTTTCGCAGCCAGCCAGCCGCTACTCTTCTCGAGAACAGCTGGACTTGCTCCTGAGGCGACAGCTGAGCCGGGAGAGACTAGAGGAAGTTCCGGTTCCTGCCCCCGTTTTGCATCCCCTGAGCCGGCCAGGCTCCCAGGAACACCTGGATGCTACACCAGTCCGCCTGGAGCCCAGAGATCGGGGCAGCACCCTACCACGGAGGCAGCCACCCCGGGACTACCCTGGCACTATGGCTGGACGCTTTGGGTCACGGGATGCATTGGACTTAGGGGCACCCCGAGAATGGTTGAGCACACTGCCCCCACCCCGCCGCAACCGGGACCTTGACCCACATCACCCACCTTTGGCCCCATCTCCACAGCGGCAACTCTCAAGGGACCCCCTCTTACCATCTCGGCCCCTGGACTCTCTATCTAGGATCTCGAACTCTCGGGAGCGGCTGGACCAGGTGCCTAGTCGGCATCCCTCACGAGAGGCCCTTGGACCAGCCCCACAGCTTCTCAGAGCCAGGGAGGACCCGGCCAGTGGCCCGAACCATGGCCCCTCCACAGAGCAACTGGACATTCTCTCCTCTATCCTTGCCTCTTTCAACTCCTCAGCCCTGTCTTCTGTGCAGTCCTCAAGCACGCCCTCGGGCCCTCACACCACTGCCACGCCTTCGGCCACAGCCTCTGCACTTGGGCCTTCCACACCTCGCTCAGccacatcccacagcatctcggAGTTGTCCCCGGATTCAGA AGTTCCCAGAAGTGAAGGTCACTCCTGA